TGCCCTCCCCGGCGAAATTGAATTTGATGCTGCACATCCTGGGTCGTCGAGAAGATGGCTATCACGAGCTGCAAACACTGTTTCAGTTCCTCCGATTACGGCGATGAAATGAGCTTTGCCGTGCGGGACGATGGCGTTATTTGCCTGCACACCGAATTCCCCGGCGTCCCTCACGACCAAAATCTGATCGTGAAGGCGGCAAAAAAACTTCAGGAACAATCCGGTTGTACCCTGGGGATCGATATCCGGATCAAAAAAGTGCTGCCCATGGGTGGCGTATCGGCGGCGGCAGCTCAAATGCTGCAACCACCCTGCTGGGGCTCAATCATCTTTGGCAACTGGCCTGGGATGAAAGAGCAACTGGCAGCGCTGGGCTTGAGTTTAGGGGCAGACGTTCCGGTTTTCGTGCGTGGACACGCCGCATTTGCTGAGGGTATCGGTGAAATTCTTACGCCTGCAGAACCGGAAGAACCCTGGTATTTGGTACTTGTTCCGCAAGTATCTGTAAGTACTGCAGAAATATTTTCAGATCCTTTGTTGACACGTGACTCTTTGCCCATTAAAGTGCGCCCCGTTCCCAAGGGAAACAGCCGAAACGACTGCGAAGCAGTAGTGAAGGAGCGTTATCCAGAAGTACGTAACGCTTTGAATTTGTTAGGTAAATATACCGAAGCAAAATTAACTGGAACTGGAAGTTGTATATTTGGGGCCTTCCCAACGAAGCAGATGCTGATAAAGTGCTGCACCTTCTGACAGACACCCTTACAGGGTTTGTAGCAAAAGGAAGCAACGTTTCGATGTTGCATCGCAAGCTACAAGATCTGGCAAAGGAAACGGGTACACGGTACTCGTAGCAACAGATACAGGGGCGTCGCCAAGCGGTAAGGCAGCAGGTTTTGATCCTGCCATGCGTTGGTTCGAATCCAGCCGCCCCTGCCATTTCTTATACTCATCCAGGTTACCCTCAGCCTTCAGGTACTGCGCGTGTCCAAGATGATGGTCTTTACGGG
This genomic stretch from Pseudomonas deceptionensis harbors:
- the ispE gene encoding 4-(cytidine 5'-diphospho)-2-C-methyl-D-erythritol kinase; this encodes MSFAVRDDGVICLHTEFPGVPHDQNLIVKAAKKLQEQSGCTLGIDIRIKKVLPMGGVSAAAAQMLQPPCWGSIIFGNWPGMKEQLAALGLSLGADVPVFVRGHAAFAEGIGEILTPAEPEEPWYLVLVPQVSVSTAEIFSDPLLTRDSLPIKVRPVPKGNSRNDCEAVVKERYPEVRNALNLLGKYTEAKLTGTGSCIFGAFPTKQMLIKCCTF